A single region of the Gemmatimonadaceae bacterium genome encodes:
- a CDS encoding glycosyltransferase family 4 protein — translation MPPWVRTNNLARAIDMTPAAWLPVEAPMFARPLRIALVTEYYYPHLGGICEHVHFFAREARRLGHHVDIITSKLEGTQDEPHVIRLGTSQPVYFNGSQARLTVGLSLRKKMRETLRRGRYDLVHVHSPLSPSLPLLAMDEADCPVLGTFHTYFERSYLYGISRQYLQNKLDKLSAAIAVSHSTTVALNRYFEANWTIVPNGIDLHLFNPHVPPPPGIRRDVPVILFLGRFDPRNGLTTLIESFKKVRGRHREAQLVVVGDGPLRKHYYRAAGADPDITFVGSVLGSRPSYYAHSAIYACPTTKASFGITLLESMACETPVVCSDILGFRDVVKHEREALMFHCGDRDALADSLVRLLDDETLRARLGKAGRQVAQLYGWPSVTEAVLDVYAAVLGPSVTV, via the coding sequence ATGCCGCCCTGGGTAAGAACTAACAATCTCGCGAGAGCGATAGACATGACGCCGGCGGCCTGGCTGCCGGTCGAGGCGCCGATGTTCGCGCGCCCTCTCAGAATCGCGCTCGTGACGGAGTACTACTATCCTCACCTCGGCGGCATCTGCGAGCACGTGCATTTCTTTGCGCGTGAAGCACGCAGGCTGGGGCACCACGTAGACATCATCACATCCAAGCTCGAAGGCACGCAGGACGAGCCGCATGTCATTCGCCTGGGCACGAGCCAGCCGGTCTACTTCAATGGCTCGCAGGCTCGTCTCACAGTCGGGCTTTCGCTGCGCAAGAAAATGCGCGAGACGTTGAGGCGCGGCAGATACGATCTCGTTCACGTGCATTCTCCGCTCAGCCCTTCGCTTCCCCTGCTGGCGATGGATGAGGCGGACTGTCCCGTGCTTGGAACTTTCCACACTTATTTCGAGCGCTCGTATCTGTACGGGATAAGTCGCCAGTATCTGCAGAACAAGCTCGACAAGCTCTCCGCGGCGATCGCGGTGTCGCATTCGACGACGGTCGCATTGAACCGCTACTTCGAAGCGAACTGGACGATCGTCCCGAACGGGATCGATCTTCACCTCTTCAATCCACATGTGCCGCCGCCGCCGGGAATCCGGCGCGACGTGCCGGTCATTCTTTTCCTCGGTCGATTCGATCCAAGGAATGGACTGACCACGCTGATTGAATCCTTCAAGAAGGTTCGGGGTCGCCACCGCGAGGCGCAGCTGGTGGTGGTCGGGGACGGTCCGCTGCGGAAACACTACTATCGCGCCGCAGGCGCCGATCCTGACATCACCTTTGTCGGCTCAGTTCTCGGCTCGAGGCCGAGCTATTACGCTCACAGCGCCATCTACGCGTGCCCGACAACGAAGGCGTCGTTTGGAATCACTCTGCTGGAATCGATGGCGTGTGAGACTCCCGTTGTATGCTCCGATATCCTGGGGTTTCGCGACGTGGTGAAGCACGAGCGTGAAGCACTCATGTTTCATTGCGGCGACCGCGACGCGCTGGCGGACAGTCTCGTTCGTCTTCTCGATGATGAGACGCTTCGCGCGCGTCTGGGAAAAGCGGGACGCCAGGTAGCTCAGCTGTACGGTTGGCCGAGCGTTACCGAAGCCGTGCTCGACGTTTATGCGGCCGTTCTTGGCCCATCGGTGACGGTATGA
- the ppdK gene encoding pyruvate, phosphate dikinase: MTQSVFFFGNGAAEGTRDMKSVLGGKGANLAEMTNLGVPVPAGFTIACSECIAFLRDGKYSDRLRAQVEGNLARLEKATGRRFGDPANPLLVSVRSGAPVSMPGMMETILNLGLNDRTAEGLARLSSSACFAYDSYRRFIQMYSDVVLGVPGSDFEHLLKARRMTTGASSDSELSEDALRNLVEEYKSLVRNRAGAAFPTNPTVQLWGAIEAVWKSWTLKKARDYRKVNNIPEGLGTAVNVVSMVFGNLGDDSGTGVAFTRDPSTGEPKFYGEFLVNAQGEDVVAGIRTPLAISEMAERLPAAYTELLQTQDRLEKHYAEMQDLEFTVERGKLFLLQTRTGKRTAAAAVRIARDMVSEGLIDKNEAVRRVPAGQLNQLLHPIIDPSVRAVPLCTGLPASPGAESGIAVFDPDSAETRAAAGDHVILVRDETTPEDFAGIVAARAVLTARGGMTSHAAVVARGMGKCAIVGCKEIEVDLERRSFAVNGTEISEGDWLTLDGATGRVFAGHLPTVPSEIVRVTTGDLQSSAAPVYQSYAELLGWADEIRTMRVRANADTPRDARIARGFGAEGIGLCRTEHMFFEGDRITPMREMIVARDAAGRRRALAKLLPMQRSDFEGIFEAMNGYPVTIRLLDPPLHEFLPHGGEESKLLARTLGLRRADLGRIVESLRETNPMLGHRGCRLGITFPEITEMQGRAIFEAAVRAARRGIDVRPEIMIPLVSSVTEFDNQRAILEESAAQVLGAMGETIHHLIGTMIELPRAALTADEIARSAEFFSFGTNDLTQTTFGLSRDDAGRFLPSYLERGIFADDPFQVLDAAGVGRLIRIAVEDGRRVRPKLKIGICGEHGGEPRSVQLCHDMGFDYVSCSPFRVPVARLAAAHAALGKN; encoded by the coding sequence ATGACCCAATCTGTTTTCTTTTTCGGCAACGGCGCCGCTGAAGGCACGCGCGACATGAAGAGCGTCCTCGGAGGAAAGGGCGCCAACCTCGCCGAAATGACCAACCTCGGCGTGCCGGTTCCAGCCGGCTTCACGATTGCGTGCTCCGAGTGCATCGCGTTCCTGCGCGACGGAAAGTACTCCGATCGACTGCGCGCCCAGGTGGAGGGAAATCTGGCTCGCCTCGAAAAGGCAACTGGCCGGCGGTTCGGAGATCCGGCGAATCCATTGCTCGTCTCTGTTCGCTCCGGCGCGCCCGTCTCCATGCCGGGGATGATGGAAACAATTCTTAACCTGGGGCTGAACGATCGGACAGCAGAAGGGCTCGCCAGGCTCAGCAGCAGCGCCTGCTTCGCATACGATTCGTACCGTCGCTTCATCCAGATGTACTCCGACGTCGTCCTCGGCGTCCCGGGAAGCGACTTCGAGCATCTGCTGAAGGCCCGACGGATGACGACCGGCGCCAGCAGCGACTCCGAGCTCAGCGAAGACGCACTGCGCAACCTCGTCGAGGAATACAAGTCGCTGGTGCGCAACCGCGCGGGCGCGGCTTTTCCCACCAATCCAACGGTGCAGCTGTGGGGCGCGATCGAAGCGGTGTGGAAGTCGTGGACGCTGAAAAAGGCGCGTGACTACAGGAAAGTAAACAACATCCCCGAAGGCCTTGGGACAGCGGTCAATGTAGTGTCCATGGTATTTGGAAACCTCGGCGATGATTCCGGCACCGGTGTTGCCTTCACACGCGATCCATCCACCGGCGAGCCGAAGTTTTACGGAGAGTTTCTCGTCAACGCGCAAGGAGAGGATGTCGTCGCAGGCATTAGAACTCCGCTGGCGATCTCGGAAATGGCCGAGCGGCTGCCCGCGGCGTACACCGAGCTGCTCCAGACTCAGGACAGGCTGGAAAAACACTATGCCGAGATGCAGGACCTCGAGTTTACGGTCGAGCGCGGGAAACTCTTTCTTCTGCAGACGCGTACGGGCAAACGCACCGCTGCCGCAGCAGTGCGCATAGCCCGTGACATGGTTAGTGAGGGACTCATCGACAAGAACGAAGCGGTCAGGCGCGTTCCGGCCGGACAGCTCAACCAGCTCCTGCATCCTATCATCGACCCGTCAGTTCGCGCCGTTCCACTTTGCACCGGGCTCCCCGCGAGCCCGGGTGCGGAGAGCGGCATTGCGGTGTTCGATCCCGATAGTGCCGAGACCCGTGCGGCCGCCGGCGACCACGTGATACTCGTCCGTGACGAGACCACCCCGGAAGACTTTGCCGGAATTGTCGCCGCGCGTGCGGTACTCACAGCGCGTGGCGGAATGACGAGCCACGCAGCGGTTGTCGCGCGCGGAATGGGAAAGTGCGCCATCGTCGGCTGCAAGGAGATCGAGGTCGACCTCGAGCGTCGCAGCTTTGCGGTAAACGGCACGGAGATATCGGAAGGCGACTGGCTGACGCTGGATGGCGCAACCGGACGGGTCTTTGCCGGCCACCTCCCGACCGTTCCGAGCGAGATCGTGAGAGTGACAACAGGCGATCTGCAAAGCTCTGCCGCTCCCGTGTATCAGTCGTATGCCGAGCTGCTCGGCTGGGCGGACGAGATCAGAACGATGCGCGTCAGGGCAAACGCCGATACTCCGCGCGACGCTCGCATCGCGCGTGGGTTCGGAGCCGAGGGCATCGGATTATGCCGCACCGAGCACATGTTCTTCGAGGGGGACCGCATCACGCCGATGCGGGAGATGATCGTTGCCCGGGACGCGGCCGGCCGCCGGCGTGCACTCGCGAAGCTCCTGCCAATGCAACGCTCGGACTTCGAGGGAATCTTCGAAGCGATGAACGGATACCCGGTTACGATTCGCCTGCTCGACCCGCCATTGCACGAGTTTCTTCCGCATGGAGGCGAAGAGAGCAAGCTGCTCGCGCGCACACTCGGCCTCCGACGTGCAGACCTCGGTCGCATCGTCGAGTCGCTCCGTGAGACGAATCCGATGCTCGGGCATCGTGGCTGCCGACTTGGGATCACGTTCCCCGAGATCACCGAGATGCAGGGACGAGCGATTTTCGAAGCTGCCGTGCGTGCGGCGCGACGGGGCATCGACGTCAGGCCGGAGATCATGATCCCGCTCGTCTCGAGCGTAACCGAGTTCGACAATCAGCGCGCCATCCTCGAGGAGAGCGCGGCGCAGGTCCTCGGCGCAATGGGCGAGACAATCCACCACCTCATCGGTACGATGATCGAGCTTCCGCGGGCGGCGCTGACGGCCGACGAGATCGCCCGGTCAGCGGAGTTCTTCTCGTTCGGGACCAACGACCTCACACAGACAACCTTTGGCCTGAGCCGCGACGATGCAGGCCGTTTCCTTCCTTCGTACCTCGAACGTGGTATCTTTGCCGACGATCCGTTTCAGGTGCTCGATGCGGCCGGCGTCGGCCGCCTCATCAGGATCGCTGTCGAAGACGGACGGCGGGTGCGCCCGAAGCTGAAGATCGGAATCTGCGGCGAACACGGAGGCGAGCCTCGCTCCGTTCAGCTCTGTCACGATATGGGCTTCGACTATGTCTCCTGCTCACCATTCCGCGTGCCCGTCGCGCGCCTAGCCGCTGCTCATGCCGCCCTGGGTAAGAACTAA
- the purF gene encoding amidophosphoribosyltransferase: MCGIFGIYAHPKAAEITHLGLYSLQHRGQESAGIVALDRLTGARASKTMGLVSEGFEAMDVARLAGDLAIGHTRYSTAGSSTIENAQPVLARVRDGYVALAHNGNLTNATELKHDLVETGAIFTSTMDSEVLVHRIARSSAGKPEERLADALCDVEGAYSLVVMIGETLLATRDPRGWRPLVMGKLGDSTVFASETCALDIVGATVVREVERGEIVAVDADGTRSSFPLPKRESRQCVFEYVYFARPDSRVFGGSVDRARRALGRRLARECPAPGAELVFSVPDSSNSAALGYAEESKLPFELALIRNHYVGRTFIQPTQAGRDAKVKVKYNAVREVLNGKSVVMVDDSIVRGTTTKGLVAMVRAAGAREVHMRVSSPPITGPCYYGIDTPNRDELIAANLEVDDIARTLEVDTLGYLSLEGMLESVPNGPNGFCHACFSGDYPTPPPTDPEKLRFGCGC, translated from the coding sequence ATGTGCGGAATCTTTGGTATTTACGCCCACCCCAAAGCCGCTGAGATAACGCATCTCGGGCTTTATTCATTGCAGCACCGCGGACAGGAATCGGCGGGCATCGTTGCGCTGGACAGACTCACCGGCGCGCGCGCGTCGAAGACGATGGGCCTTGTCTCGGAAGGATTCGAGGCGATGGATGTCGCGCGTCTCGCGGGCGACCTGGCGATCGGCCACACACGCTACAGCACGGCAGGCTCGTCGACAATCGAGAATGCACAGCCGGTTCTTGCGCGCGTGCGCGATGGATACGTCGCTCTCGCGCACAACGGCAATCTGACCAACGCCACGGAGCTGAAACACGATCTCGTTGAAACCGGGGCGATTTTTACGTCGACGATGGACTCCGAGGTGCTTGTCCATCGGATCGCGCGCTCTTCGGCGGGCAAGCCCGAAGAGCGTCTTGCCGACGCGCTATGCGATGTCGAAGGAGCCTACTCGCTGGTAGTGATGATCGGTGAGACCCTGCTCGCAACGCGCGATCCGCGAGGCTGGCGACCGCTCGTGATGGGCAAGCTCGGTGACTCGACCGTTTTCGCATCCGAGACCTGCGCCCTGGACATTGTTGGAGCAACCGTTGTACGCGAGGTGGAGCGCGGAGAAATCGTGGCCGTCGACGCGGACGGAACAAGATCATCATTCCCGCTGCCGAAGCGGGAAAGCCGCCAGTGCGTCTTCGAGTACGTGTATTTCGCGCGACCCGACAGCAGGGTGTTTGGCGGATCGGTAGACCGCGCGCGTCGTGCTCTGGGGCGCCGACTTGCGCGCGAATGCCCTGCTCCGGGCGCAGAGCTTGTTTTCAGCGTTCCGGATTCATCCAATTCCGCCGCCCTTGGATACGCCGAGGAATCAAAGTTGCCGTTCGAGCTCGCTTTGATTCGCAATCACTACGTAGGCCGCACGTTCATTCAACCGACGCAGGCCGGCCGCGACGCCAAGGTGAAGGTGAAGTACAACGCGGTCCGCGAGGTGCTCAACGGGAAAAGCGTCGTAATGGTGGATGATTCCATTGTGCGTGGCACGACAACAAAGGGGCTCGTAGCGATGGTTCGCGCAGCGGGGGCGCGCGAGGTTCACATGCGCGTCAGCTCTCCACCCATCACGGGCCCGTGCTATTACGGAATCGACACGCCCAACCGCGACGAGCTGATCGCCGCCAATCTCGAGGTGGATGACATAGCCCGCACTCTCGAGGTGGATACGCTCGGCTACCTCTCTCTCGAAGGAATGCTCGAGTCGGTACCTAACGGCCCGAACGGATTCTGTCACGCTTGTTTCTCGGGCGACTATCCAACTCCGCCGCCGACCGACCCCGAGAAGCTTCGATTCGGCTGCGGCTGCTGA
- the purL gene encoding phosphoribosylformylglycinamidine synthase subunit PurL has product MTKVLPRPGDPPITPDIVAEHGLTDAEFDWLARMLGRTPTFTELGIISALWSEHCSYKHSRNLLKTLPTSAPYVLQGPGENAGVISIGDGMAVAFKIESHNHPSAVEPYQGAATGVGGILRDVFTMGARPVAMLNSLRFGSLESARVRYLFSGVVKGIGDYGNCVGIPTVAGEIVFDPAYETNPLVNAMCVGLVHEKDLIRAKAEGVGNPIMAVGARTGRDGIHGASFASEDLSEASDAKRPRVQVGDPFTEKLLLEASLELIASGHIVAIQDMGAAGLTSSSAEMAERGEVGVVIDVTKVPVRETGMTPYEILLSESQERMLVVALRGREDEVRAILAKWDLEAEVIGEVIAEPVYRVTEGERIVAEFPGSRLVTDCPRYSPPAREDPEIAALRAVDVDAIAELPEESDRSWTLLQLLASPTIASKAWAYRQYDSTVRTNTVVGPGGDAAVIRVRGTRKGLALKTDGNGRYVYLDPRMGGRLAVAEAARNVAASGGRPMAITNCLNFGNPKRPEVFFQLSEAIAGIGEACTTLSTPVTGGNVSLYNESPAGAVYPTPVIGMVGVLSDIAHATRATFRNEGDHIVLFGECTGELGGSEYLACIHGVVAGRPPACDLDAERAAIEALLECIADGLVASAHDCSDGGLAVALAECCVANRDPPHGIDIELGSDHGISTRAALFGEAQARFVLSTSAVEAVLQIASSHGVPAREIGSVTGPEEGFRIGLGGDVLRAEVNALSDAYHNAIREIMSRPALASDPEPEPVMAGV; this is encoded by the coding sequence GTGACGAAGGTCCTTCCCCGCCCCGGCGATCCGCCAATCACTCCCGACATCGTCGCGGAGCACGGACTGACTGACGCTGAATTCGACTGGCTCGCAAGAATGCTCGGACGCACGCCTACATTCACCGAGCTCGGAATCATCAGCGCGTTGTGGAGTGAGCACTGCTCTTACAAGCATTCCCGAAATCTGCTGAAGACGCTCCCGACTTCAGCGCCGTATGTGCTCCAGGGTCCGGGCGAGAACGCCGGCGTGATCTCGATTGGTGACGGCATGGCCGTCGCTTTCAAGATCGAGTCGCACAATCATCCCTCGGCCGTCGAACCGTACCAGGGAGCGGCAACCGGCGTCGGTGGAATTCTCCGCGACGTCTTCACGATGGGAGCACGTCCGGTGGCCATGCTCAACTCGCTACGCTTCGGATCTCTCGAGAGCGCGCGAGTGCGATACCTCTTTTCGGGAGTCGTAAAAGGAATTGGCGACTACGGAAACTGCGTCGGTATTCCCACCGTTGCCGGCGAGATCGTCTTCGATCCAGCCTATGAGACAAACCCTCTCGTCAACGCGATGTGCGTCGGCCTGGTGCACGAGAAAGATCTGATTCGCGCAAAGGCCGAGGGAGTCGGCAACCCGATAATGGCGGTCGGGGCCCGCACGGGTCGCGACGGAATTCATGGAGCATCGTTCGCTTCGGAAGATCTCTCGGAGGCGAGCGACGCAAAGCGGCCGCGTGTGCAGGTGGGCGACCCGTTCACCGAGAAGCTTCTTCTCGAGGCGAGCCTCGAGCTCATCGCAAGCGGACATATCGTAGCCATCCAGGACATGGGAGCAGCCGGGCTCACCTCCTCCTCGGCGGAGATGGCCGAGCGCGGCGAAGTTGGCGTGGTGATCGACGTCACCAAAGTCCCGGTGCGGGAGACAGGCATGACTCCGTACGAGATTCTGCTCAGCGAATCCCAGGAGCGGATGCTCGTCGTCGCACTTCGCGGGCGGGAGGACGAAGTCAGAGCGATACTCGCAAAATGGGATCTGGAAGCGGAGGTGATCGGTGAAGTCATTGCCGAGCCCGTTTATCGCGTAACAGAGGGCGAGCGGATCGTCGCTGAGTTCCCGGGTTCGCGGCTCGTCACGGATTGCCCGCGCTACTCGCCGCCGGCACGCGAAGACCCTGAGATTGCGGCCTTGCGCGCCGTTGACGTGGACGCAATCGCAGAGCTTCCGGAGGAGAGTGATCGCTCGTGGACACTGCTGCAGCTTCTCGCTTCGCCGACAATTGCGAGCAAGGCCTGGGCTTACCGACAGTATGACTCGACCGTTCGCACGAACACGGTCGTTGGCCCTGGCGGCGACGCAGCCGTCATCCGCGTGCGCGGAACGCGAAAGGGCCTCGCGCTCAAGACCGACGGCAACGGGCGCTATGTCTATCTCGACCCACGAATGGGAGGACGTCTCGCCGTGGCCGAAGCCGCGCGCAACGTCGCGGCCAGCGGCGGACGTCCGATGGCAATCACGAACTGTCTCAACTTCGGCAATCCGAAGCGGCCCGAAGTCTTCTTTCAGCTGAGCGAGGCCATAGCGGGAATAGGCGAGGCCTGCACGACCCTCTCGACACCCGTCACCGGTGGGAATGTATCACTCTATAATGAGAGTCCCGCCGGCGCCGTCTACCCGACACCGGTAATTGGAATGGTCGGCGTGCTGAGCGACATCGCCCACGCGACGCGGGCGACGTTCCGCAACGAAGGAGACCACATCGTCCTCTTCGGCGAGTGCACAGGCGAGCTCGGCGGCAGCGAGTATCTCGCGTGCATACACGGTGTTGTTGCCGGCCGCCCACCGGCGTGCGATCTCGACGCGGAGCGCGCCGCCATCGAAGCGCTTCTCGAATGCATCGCTGACGGACTCGTCGCATCCGCGCACGATTGCAGCGACGGTGGCCTTGCCGTGGCGCTCGCAGAGTGCTGCGTCGCAAATCGCGACCCGCCGCATGGCATCGACATCGAGCTCGGATCGGATCACGGCATTTCTACGCGTGCGGCATTGTTCGGCGAGGCGCAGGCGCGGTTCGTTCTCTCGACAAGCGCCGTCGAGGCCGTGTTGCAAATTGCCTCCTCGCACGGGGTTCCTGCTCGCGAGATTGGCAGCGTTACGGGTCCGGAGGAAGGTTTTCGTATCGGACTGGGCGGCGACGTGCTGAGGGCCGAGGTGAATGCACTCTCCGACGCCTATCACAACGCGATTCGAGAGATCATGTCGCGGCCGGCGCTTGCGTCCGACCCGGAGCCCGAGCCTGTCATGGCCGGCGTCTGA
- the purQ gene encoding phosphoribosylformylglycinamidine synthase subunit PurQ yields the protein MKFGIVTFPGSNCDYDTMRGVVDTLGEQGVYIWHKDRDLQGVDVVVLPGGFSYGDYLRPGAIARFSPIMNEVVLHARRGAPVLCICNGFQIACEAGLLPGALLRNQTLQFVSSPITMRVENTRTIFTSSYEPGQLVTMPVAHGDGRYTADAETLDKLESEGRVVFRYVDSRGEASARANPNGAANNIAGIVNERGNVVGLMPHPERAMDQIVGSCDGIGIFESLLESAASA from the coding sequence ATGAAGTTTGGAATCGTCACCTTCCCGGGCTCGAACTGCGACTACGACACTATGCGCGGGGTCGTCGACACGCTTGGGGAACAGGGAGTTTACATCTGGCACAAGGACCGCGATCTGCAGGGCGTGGATGTAGTCGTGCTCCCGGGGGGATTCAGCTACGGCGATTACCTGCGTCCCGGCGCGATCGCGCGGTTCAGTCCGATCATGAACGAGGTCGTGTTGCACGCGCGCCGCGGCGCACCCGTTCTCTGCATTTGCAACGGATTCCAGATCGCGTGCGAGGCCGGCCTGCTCCCCGGAGCATTGCTTCGAAATCAGACACTGCAGTTCGTTTCGTCGCCGATCACAATGCGGGTCGAGAATACTCGGACCATTTTCACGTCGTCGTACGAGCCGGGTCAGCTCGTCACGATGCCAGTTGCCCACGGCGATGGGCGCTATACGGCCGATGCAGAGACGCTGGACAAGCTCGAGAGTGAGGGACGAGTGGTTTTCCGCTACGTGGATTCCAGGGGAGAAGCGTCGGCGCGGGCAAATCCGAACGGCGCGGCCAATAACATCGCGGGGATAGTCAACGAGCGCGGCAACGTCGTGGGGCTCATGCCACACCCTGAGCGGGCAATGGATCAGATCGTCGGTTCGTGTGACGGCATTGGAATCTTCGAGTCTCTACTCGAATCGGCTGCGTCAGCGTGA
- the purS gene encoding phosphoribosylformylglycinamidine synthase subunit PurS produces the protein MSIFRVSVHITPRRGILDPQGKAVESALHSLGFEGVMSVHVGRHLTIDTESENADAAVTSVTAMCERLLANPVTEDFEIESATPA, from the coding sequence GTGAGCATATTCCGTGTATCCGTTCATATCACTCCTCGCCGCGGCATCCTCGATCCGCAGGGTAAGGCCGTGGAAAGCGCCCTTCATTCGCTGGGGTTCGAGGGAGTGATGTCAGTGCACGTCGGCCGCCACCTGACTATCGACACCGAAAGCGAGAATGCCGACGCCGCAGTAACGTCGGTAACGGCAATGTGTGAGCGCCTGCTCGCCAACCCTGTGACGGAAGACTTCGAGATCGAATCCGCGACACCTGCATGA
- the pssA gene encoding CDP-diacylglycerol--serine O-phosphatidyltransferase: protein MIGTPDEPREHRVRRGRQKLRRSVVVLPSGLTLANLFCGVFAIISASRNQLDLAGLLIVLGGVADALDGRVARATGSGSRFGSELDSLVDVISFGLAPAMIMYFAILNREGWDWLVVFFYVACAAIRLARFNVEQAGRAKRYFHGLPSPAAGMTLATYYWFSQTPLYTETILGDLPWHFWLRFLMLALAFLMISNVSYPAVPTIGYRKISEILGSLVVAGTILGIIFLQKQFYFPALVAYVLYGVGKTVFFGLIGKLPRGDIPVITDDDEEFDVGRTDPPEILVPDIGPVPQRGTRRRKRRRPYPREDENRPRDFPPRPAAPDEDL from the coding sequence ATGATCGGCACCCCGGACGAGCCCCGCGAGCATCGGGTGAGGCGTGGCCGGCAGAAGCTTCGGCGAAGCGTCGTGGTTCTGCCGAGCGGCCTGACGCTGGCCAACCTCTTCTGCGGCGTCTTCGCGATAATCAGCGCGTCGCGCAATCAGCTCGATCTGGCCGGACTGTTGATCGTGCTGGGCGGAGTTGCCGACGCGCTTGACGGACGCGTGGCGCGGGCAACGGGCAGCGGATCCCGATTCGGCTCGGAGCTTGACTCGCTCGTTGACGTGATCTCGTTCGGACTGGCTCCAGCGATGATCATGTACTTCGCGATCCTGAATCGTGAGGGGTGGGACTGGCTCGTCGTCTTTTTCTACGTTGCCTGCGCGGCAATCAGACTCGCGCGCTTCAACGTCGAGCAGGCGGGCCGGGCCAAGCGGTACTTCCACGGGCTGCCCAGCCCCGCCGCGGGAATGACGCTCGCCACCTATTACTGGTTCAGTCAGACCCCGCTGTACACGGAGACCATCCTTGGAGATCTGCCGTGGCATTTCTGGCTCCGGTTCCTGATGCTGGCCCTCGCTTTTCTGATGATCAGCAACGTCTCGTATCCCGCAGTCCCGACTATCGGCTATCGCAAGATCTCGGAGATCCTCGGCTCACTCGTCGTGGCCGGTACGATCCTGGGCATCATCTTCCTGCAGAAACAATTCTACTTCCCAGCCCTTGTCGCTTATGTCCTCTACGGTGTGGGCAAAACAGTATTCTTTGGACTGATCGGCAAGCTTCCACGCGGGGACATCCCGGTAATTACCGACGACGACGAGGAGTTCGACGTCGGGCGGACCGATCCGCCGGAGATACTGGTGCCGGACATCGGCCCGGTTCCGCAGCGAGGGACGCGCCGGCGCAAACGCCGGCGTCCTTATCCTCGCGAGGACGAAAATCGCCCGCGCGATTTTCCACCTCGCCCCGCGGCGCCCGACGAGGACCTGTGA
- a CDS encoding phosphatidylserine decarboxylase family protein: MNFAREGYLFIGIATLAAVAAFALALARRSWALWLLAVIVTLIALWVAYFFRDPERTGDRGAQLVLAPADGRLIMLTEVDESAFIKGRAVRMSIFMNVFNVHVNRYPVDGTVSYVHYNKGKFINAAAEKSSLENEQMSVGIESGQHRVLVRQIAGLIARRIVTYSKVGTVVRQGDRMGLIRFGSRVDVFVPADARVLAKVGDLTTAGTTVLAELQ; encoded by the coding sequence TTGAACTTTGCGCGCGAAGGATACCTTTTCATTGGCATTGCGACACTCGCTGCCGTAGCAGCGTTCGCTCTCGCTCTGGCACGCAGGTCCTGGGCGCTGTGGTTGCTCGCAGTGATCGTAACGCTCATTGCCCTGTGGGTCGCGTACTTCTTCCGCGATCCCGAGCGTACGGGCGACCGAGGCGCCCAGCTGGTCCTCGCTCCCGCCGATGGACGGCTCATAATGCTGACGGAGGTGGATGAGTCGGCCTTCATCAAGGGCCGGGCCGTCCGCATGTCCATCTTCATGAACGTCTTCAACGTCCATGTAAACAGGTACCCGGTGGACGGGACGGTGAGTTACGTGCATTACAACAAGGGAAAGTTCATCAACGCGGCCGCCGAGAAATCCAGTCTCGAGAACGAGCAGATGTCGGTTGGAATTGAATCCGGTCAGCACCGCGTGCTGGTTCGCCAGATAGCGGGGCTGATCGCGCGACGAATCGTGACGTATAGCAAGGTTGGGACGGTTGTGCGTCAGGGCGACCGAATGGGACTGATCAGATTCGGATCGCGGGTGGATGTCTTCGTTCCCGCTGACGCCCGAGTCCTCGCCAAGGTTGGTGATCTGACGACCGCCGGGACGACCGTGCTGGCAGAGCTGCAATGA